In a genomic window of Flavobacterium crassostreae:
- a CDS encoding transposase: MKYKKWSLEEKLEILSFSEELGAVETCRKYSLSTGTLYSWKKKHEKQGEAGLKVTYDTSSKELKQAEEENRILRKLLANKEIELEIGRELLKKKFGTSDPRKI, from the coding sequence ATGAAATACAAGAAATGGAGTTTAGAAGAAAAGCTAGAAATCCTATCCTTTTCAGAAGAATTAGGAGCCGTTGAAACCTGCCGTAAATACAGCCTTAGCACTGGCACTTTGTATAGCTGGAAGAAGAAACACGAGAAGCAGGGAGAAGCAGGTTTAAAAGTAACTTATGACACTAGTAGTAAAGAGCTAAAGCAAGCTGAGGAAGAAAACAGAATTCTACGCAAATTATTAGCTAACAAGGAAATCGAATTAGAAATCGGGCGTGAACTTTTAAAAAAAAAGTTTGGGACATCCGATCCAAGAAAGATTTAG
- a CDS encoding DUF1574 family protein: MKFKISLRTIKGLKYYYGISTNESYWNNFEIFSGKLPNNISRAKAYLFKQRTDVTCTELGFGTAYNSKDSKDLIETGKTAAKRHTIELDNNQFIFSKNIKTVNSIIEFSKNHNIKIIFITCPAYSTYRENLNPIQLDNSLNIIKQLSAKNKNTTYYNFLTDKTFIADDYYDADHLNEIGAKKLTLKIDSIINNIESTNVQQSFVKKAGSVLK, translated from the coding sequence TTGAAATTTAAAATATCACTCCGAACTATTAAGGGGCTAAAATATTATTATGGTATCTCTACAAATGAAAGTTATTGGAATAACTTTGAAATATTTAGCGGGAAATTACCCAATAATATCTCAAGAGCTAAAGCATATTTATTTAAACAAAGAACAGATGTTACTTGTACTGAATTGGGTTTTGGGACTGCATATAACTCAAAAGATAGTAAAGACTTAATCGAAACTGGTAAAACTGCTGCTAAAAGACATACTATAGAACTAGATAATAACCAATTTATTTTTTCTAAAAATATTAAGACTGTTAATTCGATAATTGAATTTTCTAAAAATCATAATATAAAAATTATTTTTATTACTTGTCCTGCATATTCAACATACCGTGAAAATCTAAATCCAATTCAACTTGACAATTCTCTAAATATTATTAAACAATTATCTGCAAAAAATAAAAACACAACTTATTATAATTTTTTGACAGACAAAACATTTATTGCAGATGATTATTATGACGCAGACCATTTAAACGAAATTGGTGCTAAAAAATTAACTTTAAAAATAGACAGTATAATTAACAATATAGAAAGCACGAACGTACAACAGTCGTTTGTTAAAAAAGCGGGTTCTGTGCTAAAATGA
- the uvrA gene encoding excinuclease ABC subunit UvrA: MQVALSELDPKKNILIKGAQVHNLKSVDVAIPRNKLVVITGLSGSGKSSLAFDTLYAEGQRRYVESLSSYARQFLGRLDKPKVEYIKGIAPAIAIEQKVNTTNARSTVGTSTEIYDYIKLLYARIGRTFSPISGQEVKKDTVTDVVTEVKKMPLDSKWLLLAPIVLEKGRKLEDKLKVLLQQGFARILVDNQMVRLDDLPAGWNQKELFLIVDRIVVKEEDAFYNRLADAVQTAFYEGKGSCYLQDLQTNTRQAYSNNFELDGISFLEPNVHLFSFNNPYGACPVCEGYGNIIGIDSELVIPNTSLSVFENAIYPWRGESMSWFRDQLVNNAYKFDFPIHKPYFELSPEHKELLWTGNSYFQGLHAFFKEIEEKNYKIQNRVLLSRYRGKTKCHSCKGKRLRVEASYVKINSKTVSELVDLPIQHLATFFKNISLDTYEKQIAKRLLIEINNRLSFLTDVGLDYLTLNRNSATLSGGESQRINLATSLGSSLVGSMYILDEPSIGLHPKDTQRLIKVLLDLRDLGNTVIVVEHDEDIMKAADRIIDIGPEAGTFGGELVAEGTYVEILESNSLTAEYLNGNLEISVPKKRRKYTNYIEIKGARENNLQNIDVLFPLDVLTVITGVSGSGKSTLVKKILFPAMQKKLENAGEKAGQFRELSGSFSHIKHIEYVDQNPIGRSSRSNPVTYIKAYDDIRELFAKQKISKLRGYLPKHFSFNVDAGRCETCKGEGTINVEMVFMADVQLPCETCHGKRFKKEILEVAFEGKNIHDILCLTIDEALLFFDTNKQTKITQKLKPLQEVGLGYVQLGQSSSTLSGGEAQRIKLASFLVKGATKEKALFVFDEPTTGLHFHDIKKLLASFNALIEKGHSILVIEHNLDLIKCADWIIDLGPEGGENGGKLLAYGTPETIVANKESVTGPYLKDKL, encoded by the coding sequence ATGCAAGTTGCGCTTTCTGAATTAGATCCAAAGAAAAACATCCTAATAAAAGGGGCCCAAGTACACAATCTAAAAAGTGTAGATGTGGCCATACCTAGAAACAAATTAGTGGTCATTACGGGGCTTTCGGGTTCCGGAAAATCTAGTTTAGCCTTTGACACACTGTATGCTGAGGGCCAACGTCGTTATGTTGAGAGTCTTTCCTCTTATGCCAGACAATTTTTGGGCAGACTAGACAAACCAAAGGTAGAATACATCAAAGGCATAGCTCCTGCAATTGCTATTGAGCAAAAAGTCAATACCACCAATGCCCGTTCTACCGTAGGAACCTCTACAGAGATATACGATTATATCAAATTATTGTATGCGCGTATAGGCAGGACCTTCTCTCCTATTTCTGGCCAAGAGGTAAAAAAAGATACGGTGACCGATGTGGTGACTGAGGTAAAAAAAATGCCCCTGGATAGCAAATGGCTTTTGTTAGCACCAATTGTACTGGAAAAAGGCAGAAAACTAGAAGACAAACTTAAGGTCTTGTTGCAACAAGGTTTTGCCAGAATTTTGGTAGACAATCAAATGGTTCGTTTGGATGATTTGCCAGCTGGTTGGAACCAAAAAGAACTCTTTTTGATTGTTGACCGAATTGTAGTCAAAGAGGAAGATGCTTTTTATAATCGGCTTGCAGATGCGGTACAAACGGCTTTCTATGAAGGAAAAGGCAGTTGTTATCTACAAGACCTACAAACCAATACCAGACAGGCATATTCTAATAATTTTGAGCTAGATGGTATCTCTTTTTTGGAACCAAATGTTCATTTATTTAGTTTTAATAATCCATACGGAGCATGTCCGGTTTGTGAGGGCTACGGAAACATTATAGGTATAGACTCCGAATTAGTTATCCCAAATACCAGTCTTTCGGTGTTTGAAAATGCTATTTATCCATGGCGCGGAGAAAGCATGAGTTGGTTTAGAGACCAATTAGTAAACAATGCTTATAAATTTGATTTTCCGATCCACAAACCTTATTTTGAGCTATCTCCAGAACACAAAGAGCTGCTCTGGACAGGAAACAGTTATTTTCAGGGTTTGCATGCTTTTTTTAAAGAAATAGAAGAAAAAAATTACAAAATACAAAACAGAGTTTTACTCTCTCGTTACCGAGGAAAAACAAAGTGCCACAGTTGTAAAGGAAAACGTTTGCGAGTGGAGGCTTCTTATGTAAAAATTAATTCTAAAACAGTCTCTGAATTAGTAGATTTACCTATCCAACATCTGGCAACTTTTTTTAAAAACATTAGCCTCGATACCTACGAAAAACAAATTGCAAAGCGTTTATTGATTGAAATCAACAACCGTCTTTCTTTTTTGACAGATGTAGGCTTAGATTACCTAACCTTAAACCGAAACTCTGCTACGCTATCCGGAGGAGAATCCCAACGTATCAATTTAGCCACCTCTTTGGGAAGCAGCTTAGTGGGTTCTATGTATATTTTGGATGAGCCAAGTATTGGTTTGCATCCCAAAGATACCCAAAGATTAATAAAAGTACTGCTGGATTTAAGAGATTTAGGCAATACCGTTATTGTGGTAGAACACGATGAGGATATCATGAAAGCTGCCGATAGAATTATTGATATTGGTCCAGAAGCAGGTACTTTTGGCGGCGAATTAGTAGCAGAAGGAACTTATGTTGAAATCCTCGAATCTAACTCTCTTACGGCAGAATATTTGAATGGCAATTTAGAAATATCCGTACCCAAAAAAAGACGCAAATACACCAATTATATTGAAATAAAAGGCGCAAGAGAAAACAATTTGCAAAACATTGATGTTCTGTTTCCGCTAGATGTACTAACGGTTATAACCGGAGTTTCAGGAAGCGGTAAAAGCACACTAGTCAAAAAAATATTGTTTCCGGCTATGCAAAAAAAGCTTGAAAATGCTGGAGAAAAAGCCGGTCAATTTAGGGAACTAAGTGGTTCTTTCTCTCACATTAAACACATTGAATATGTAGATCAAAACCCTATTGGAAGAAGTTCTCGATCTAACCCAGTAACCTACATAAAAGCCTATGACGATATCCGCGAATTATTTGCCAAACAAAAAATATCCAAATTGCGAGGCTATCTGCCTAAGCATTTTTCTTTTAATGTAGATGCAGGCCGTTGCGAAACCTGCAAGGGCGAAGGTACTATTAATGTAGAAATGGTTTTTATGGCCGATGTACAACTACCTTGCGAAACCTGTCACGGAAAACGTTTTAAAAAAGAAATACTCGAAGTTGCATTTGAAGGTAAAAACATTCACGACATACTCTGCCTTACCATTGATGAAGCACTGTTGTTTTTTGACACAAACAAACAAACCAAAATCACCCAAAAACTAAAACCCCTACAGGAAGTGGGCTTGGGTTATGTACAATTAGGCCAATCTTCGTCTACATTGTCTGGAGGAGAAGCACAACGAATAAAATTAGCTTCGTTTTTGGTCAAAGGAGCCACCAAAGAGAAAGCACTATTTGTTTTTGACGAGCCTACAACAGGCTTGCATTTTCATGATATTAAAAAATTACTAGCCTCCTTTAATGCTTTGATTGAAAAAGGCCATTCTATATTGGTTATTGAACACAATTTAGACCTTATTAAATGCGCAGATTGGATTATTGATCTCGGCCCTGAAGGTGGAGAAAATGGAGGTAAATTATTGGCCTATGGCACTCCAGAGACCATTGTTGCCAATAAAGAATCCGTTACTGGCCCGTATTTAAAAGATAAATTATAA
- a CDS encoding RNA polymerase sigma factor, whose amino-acid sequence MANLELPDALLVRNYVAGNENSLAILIQRHESRIFGFIYSKVLDRDLSNDIFQDTFIKVIKTLKSNSYNEEGKFLPWVMRIAHNLIIDHFRRNKKMPLYRETESFSIFSILSDDSPTIENKIITEQVEEDVRKLLEQLPADQKEVIVMRMYQDMSFKEISEVTGVSINTSLGRMRYALLNLRKVIDKHQIVLNN is encoded by the coding sequence ATGGCTAATTTAGAACTTCCAGATGCGTTATTGGTACGTAATTATGTTGCAGGAAACGAAAATTCTTTAGCAATATTAATCCAAAGGCATGAATCCCGTATTTTCGGTTTTATCTATTCTAAAGTTTTAGATAGAGACCTATCTAATGATATTTTTCAAGACACATTTATAAAAGTCATAAAAACCTTAAAGTCTAATTCGTATAATGAAGAGGGCAAATTTCTTCCTTGGGTAATGCGTATAGCACATAATTTAATTATAGATCATTTTAGACGCAATAAAAAAATGCCTTTGTATAGAGAGACCGAGTCGTTTTCTATTTTTTCGATACTATCGGATGATAGCCCTACTATTGAAAATAAAATAATAACCGAACAAGTTGAAGAAGACGTTAGAAAGCTATTGGAACAATTGCCAGCAGATCAAAAAGAAGTAATTGTAATGCGCATGTATCAGGACATGAGTTTTAAGGAAATATCTGAGGTAACAGGAGTGAGTATTAATACCTCTTTGGGAAGAATGCGGTATGCCTTATTAAATTTACGAAAAGTAATTGATAAGCACCAAATTGTTTTAAATAACTAA